From Balneolales bacterium ANBcel1:
TCACATATGACTTCAAATTATTGAAAATCGTTCAGATTTGCAGAGACGGGTCCGCGTCGTTGGCCCGTGACTCAAAAAAGGGCTTTGAGACTCTGGTCCACATCCTTCCAGATATCCTCGGGGTGTTCGATGCCCACCGAGAGCCGGATCAGGTTCCCGGGTGTACGGCTTTCGGCGTGTTCACTGGTTTTGCGGTGCTCCCAGGTGGATTCCACCGACCCGAGACTGGTGGCCGCAATCACAACCTGGGAGGCGTTAACAACGCCCAGGGCAGCTTCGGCGTCGCCCTTCACCTGAAATGAGATCATCGCCCCGGGAAGATCCATTTGCCGGGATGCGATCTCCCGTCCGGGATGATCCTTCAGGCCGGGGTAGAAGACCCGCTCAACGGCATGATGGGCAAGCAGCCGACCCGCGACAATCTGTGCGTTGGCCGACTGGGTCCGGATCCGGGCGTAGAGCGTTTTCAGGCTTCGCGTCAGCATCCAGCAGTCAAACGGAGAGGGAACCGCTCCGGCCTGGGCCTGCCAGGTTCTGAAACGGGCCTCAAGCTCCGAAACGGAGAATCCGGAGGAAAGATCCTGCTGCTGCTCCTGCCGGTCGGACTCTTCCGCAGACGTTTCCGGTGCTTTTCCGGAATCAGCGCTGGCGGTAACGGTATCGGTACTTGTGCCGTTATCGGCATCGGCGCGACCTAACACCAGTGCGCCCCCAAGCGCATCACTGTGGCCGCCGATATATTTCGTCGTCGAATAGAGCGAAATGTCGGCTCCCAATTCGAGCGGACGCTGGATAGCGGGGGTAGTCCAGGTGTTGTCCACTACGGTAAGCCAACCCTGGCTGCGCGCCATCCGGCACAAGGCAGCGATGTCGCAAATCCTGAGCATGGGGTTGGACGGAGTCTCCATCCACAGCAGTTTCGTTCTGTCCGTTGCTGCGTTTTTTACGGCATCGACGGAAGCCATGTCCACAAAATCAAAGGACAAGCCCCATCGGGCATATTGATCGCGAATCAGGTTGCGTACCCCGTGGTACAGATCCTCCGGAAGAAGCACATGATCGCCGGGCGATAACAGGTGAAATACCGCCTGTACCGCCGCCATCCCGGAGGCAAACGAGACGGCATGGCGGCCGCCTTCAATAGATGCCAGGGTCTGTTCCAGCTGCTCCCGGTTTGGGTTTCCGAGGCGCGTATAACTCCAGCTATCAGCGGAAAGTCCGGCTTCGGGATGCCTGAAAATGGTTGCCGGCTCCCAGCCGGGCACAGCCGGATCCCCCGGCCTTTCGGGGTGCCATCCGGCATGGATCGCCCGTGTTTCCGGATGCCATCCGGCTTGCTTCTGCTTTTCCTGCTTACTCATAACTTTTTTTTGTAATACCTTTGATGGTAACTGTTTTTATCTGTTTAAAAATTTTGATTCATAATGTCAGATAGAATAACATCACCGGTTTTAATCATGCGCTTGAGTGGCCGAATTATCGGCCATGGATGTTTCATGTAAGACACCAAATCGGCGGCAACCGTTTGCCTTTATCTGAAGTTGCACGTTTTTTTCGATGAATTCCCCAAAAAAAACATCTTTGCAGATTTATTCCAACCTACAACCGGAGCCATGCTAAACTACATTTGGTCGGGCCTCATCATCATCAGCCTCCTGTTTGCCGTGACCCAGGATGCCAGCGACCTCATCCAGGATACCTACCGAAACGGAGAGATTCACAATGTGGAAATCGTTTTCCCGGAGAACGGTGATCCCGGCAAGCGACAGTCGGTCCGGTTCTCAATTCCGGATCACGAAGGAACGTTTGAAGCCGTATGGCGCCCTCTTGATGCCGAAAACCGGGAATTGGTGATTACGGTGAGCGACGGGATGCCGGAACACTGGCAACGGGTGGCCGAAAACCAGGAGGCCTCCACAGAAACAGAAATGCTGGCGCAGGTGACCCGATTCGAGCGGGAAACAGGCCGGGCCGCCATCGTCCTGCCGGAAGTGCGCTATGTAAAATTACGGGCCATTACGGCGGCGGCATTCAACATGGCCGAATTTGCGGTCACGCTTGCCATCGGCCTGATCGGGGTGATGGCGTTATGGCTGGGCCTGATGAAAATCGCCGAAAAAAGCGGACTGGTTTACATTCTGGTGCGCCTGGTGCAGCCATTCCTCCGCTTTCTGTTTCCGAATGTCCCCAAATCGCATCCTGCTCACGGGATCATCAGCCTCAACATGGCGGCCAACATGCTCGGACTGGGGAATGCGGCCACACCTCTCGGCATCAAGGCGATGGAGGAACTTCAGAAAATCAATCCGAGCAAGGACCGGGCCAGCAACGCCCAATGCATGCTGCTCACCGTCAATACCGCCAGCGTACAGCTGCTGCCACCCGCCACACTCGTGGCCCTGATCGGCACCGGTGTCAACCAGCTGGTCATCAGCATGGCGCTGGCAACGCTCATTTCGCTGATTGTCGGTATCACTGCCGCCAAAATCTACGAGCGGTTCCATCCGGAAGAGCCGCATCTGGAAAACATCCCCGTTGAACAAAAAAGCGAGGCCTGATTCATGCAAACCATAGCCGCTTTCATTCTGCCACTGATCATCGTATTTATTCCGCTTTACGGCCTCGTCAAGAAAGTGCCTGTCTACGAAGTATTTGTGGATGGCGCAAAGGAGGGCTTCCAGATAGGTGTGCGGATCATCCCGTACCTGGTCGCCATTTTGTTCGCCATCGGCATGTTCCGTGAAAGCGGGGCCATGGACTTCTTCATGGCGGCACTCGGTCCGGCACTGGGCTGGGTAGGGTTTCCGGTGGAAGTGCTCCCGATGGCGATCTTTCGTCCGCTTACCGGCAGCGGTTCCGTCGGCGTCCTGGCCGATATGGTCGCGGCGTACGGCGAGGATTCCCTGTTCGTAAAAATGGCGGCCACCATGTTCGGTTCCACCGAAACCACGTTCTATGTGCTGGCTGTTTATTTCGGCGCGGTAGGCATTCGCCGGGTGAAATACGCGGTGCAGACCGGACTGATCGCCGACCTGGCAGGCATCATCGCATCGGTGGTAATCGTTTACATCCTGTTCGGTTGACCGGTGCGCTGATCAGCTGTCCTCCGTCGAACGTATCGCCTGAATCCTCTCGGCCACAGGGGGATGAGAATAGTTCAGAAACACATGGAAGGGATGCGGCGTAAGATTGGACAGATTGTCGGCCGACAGCTTCTTCAGTACGGAAACCATGCTTTCCGGCTCGCCTGTCGTTTCGGCGGCAAACCGGTCGGCCTCGAACTCATGCTTGCGGGAAACGATCTGCATCACAATGGATAGCAGCATTTCAACGGGGGCATACAGCAGACCGAAAAAGAGCAGGCCGGCATAAACCGAAATCTCTTCCATGAAAAACGCTTCATGCAGACCGGGTATCCGGATGAAGAGAGAGAGCAGAAAAAGCATCAATCCGGTCTGTAAAAACCCGATGATCATATTTTTCGGGATGTGCCTTTTTTTATAGTGACCGACTTCGTGGGCCAGTACCGCCACAAGTTCCGGAACGGTGTGGTTTTCGATCAGCGTGTCGAACAGAGCGATGCGTTTGTTTTTCCCGAAGCCGGTAAAAAACGCGTTGGACTTGCCGGACCGGCGGGATCCGTCGATGGTGTAGATTCCCTGAAGCGGAAACGACACCTTTTCCGCATAATCGAGAATCGCCTGTTTGAGCTCCCCGTCTTCGAGTGGCTCAAATTTGTTGAACAGGGGCATAATCCAGGTGGGTGCGATAAACTGCACAAACAGAGTGAACAGGATCACCACCACCCAGGCGTAGAGCCATGCCTCTGCTCCCAGAAATTCGAAGATGGCGATCACCCCTGCGAGAAGCGGACCACCAAGCAGCACCGCCAGCACCATCCCCTTCAACAGATCGGTTGCAAAAGTTCGGGGAGTGGTCTTGTTGAAACCGAACCGCTCTTCGATGACAAACGTGCTGTAGATCGAAAACGGAAGCGAGAGAATACTTTGCCCGAGAAGTAGCATGCCGATAAAAAGCAGCCCGGTGGCGATGGTACCGTACCCCAGTTCCCGAACCAGCTGGTCGGCCCAGTTGAAGCCGCCCGCGAACCAGAAAAGCAGAAGAACGGCGAGGCTGAAGGTGGCCGAAATCAGTCCGAATCGGGTCCGAACCCGCGTGTATTCCTGCGATTTGCGATACTTCTCCTCGTCGCAGACATCGCCAAACTCATCGGGCATCTGCTTTCGAAGTGCCTTCAGGTTGAGCAGATCGGAAATGAGGTTCAAAAGATAATCGGCAGCCAGGGCCGCCAATATGATCACTGCATAGATATTCATCGCAAGGGCTGCCGCTTTGACCTGGTTATCATCCGGTTATCCTTAATTGTCCGCTAATCACTTCCGAATATGTTCTTGATCTTGCTCCAGACACCCCGTTTTTTTTCAACGGACTTGTTCACGCGATCCATGTCGGGGGAGGTGATATTATCAAAGAGCTCCCTGCGTTCGGCGTCTTTGGATGACGACTTCTGCCTTCCACGGGATGGTGCACGGCCTGAGGAACCCTCCTTGCCGCGTTGGGGTCCACGGCGGCGGCCTTTTTGAGAACCTCCTTCGCCTTTGCCCCCCCTGGCCGGTCCGCGGCGTCCCTTGCCGGATCGGTCCTCCTGGCGGCTGCTTCCATCATCCTGTGATTGTGCCTGCCGGGACTGCTGAGGATCCGGTTGATCCTTGCCGGCACGCTCGGAACGACTTTTGGAATCCTTGCCGCGGCGATTTCCACCCGGCCTTCTTCTGCCTCTGCGTCGTTTGGGACGGCCATCGGAGTCCTTGTTTCCGGAATCTCCACCGGAATCCCGCCCTTTTGCAGCATCATCGGAGCCCGAATCGGTGCCCTGTTTGCTTGTCTGAAGGGTGTTGCGGCCACCCTGACTGCGTTCTCTGCCGCCACTGCCGGATTTCTTTTCACCGGCGGCCGGTGCTCCGGCGGCTTCATCCTCAGACACGGGCTTTCCGTTTTGCGTACCCGAATCTTCTTTGCCGGCTTTTGCATCTTTGCCGCGAGGTGGCCTGCCCTTACCGGAGCGGGATTTGTCTTTGTCACCGGATGCATCCTTTCGCTCCGGCTTTTGCCGGCCCTGGCCACGTCCGCGTCCCCTGCGCCGGTTGCCGTCCGATGAGCGTTCTTCATCCTGATCCTGTCCACCTGCTTTTCCGCTGATCTCGTCGGGCACCTCCATTTTCCTGATTTCGGAATCCATGCCGCGGATGATACTCTCCATATAGCGGCGATCCTGACCCGAAACCAGCGTTACGGCGTCACCGGTTGCCTCGGCGCGGGCGGTTCGGCCGATTCGATGCACATAATCCTCGACATCGTGGGGAACCGAGAAGTTAATCACATGGGAAATACCCACCACGTCGATACCCCTAGACATCACATCCGTTGCCACAATAACGCGATACTCCCCTTTTCGGAAGCTTTCCAGCGCTTTTTCCCGCTCGGCCTGGGTCCGGTCGCCGTGAATGCTGGTCACGTTGGCCCCTTTTCTGTTGAGCTCACGGGTCAGTTTGTCAACCGCCCGTTTGGTCGACATGAATATGATTGCCGACGGCCATTTTTCCTTTTCGTATAGATGCAGAACGAGCGGCAGTTTCTCACGCTCCTCCACATAATACATGCTTTGGGCTACACCTTCGGCGGCCTTGTTGGATGGCGCCATATTCACACGCTCCGGGTTTTTCATCATCTTCCGGGCGAGTTGTGCGATTTTCTGCGGCATGGTTGCCGAAAAGAGCAGTGTTTGACGCTCTTTGGGCAGGCTGCTGACAATCTGGGTGATATCGGGGATGAACCCCATGTCCAGCATCCGGTCGGCTTCATCGAGAATCAGAAAATCGAGATTGCTGAAGTCGACATCGTGGATTTTCATGTGGTCGAGCAGGCGTCCCGGCGTTGCAACGATGATGTTGGTGCCGCGGGAAAGCGCCTTTTCCTGGCGCGACCAGTCGTCGCCGCCATAAACTTTAGCAGTCGTTAGTCCGGTATGATAACCGATGGCAAAAAAGGCTTCGTCGACCTGTCCGGCCAGTTCACGGGTAGGTGTGATCACCAGTGCCCGGATACCCTCTTTATTCTGCTTTTTCTTCTCGGAAAGTTTCTCAAGCACGGGGATGGCGAATGCGGCCGTTTTGCCGGTGCCGGTCTGAGCGGAGGCCAGAACGTCCCGGCCTTGCAGAATCAGGGAAATGCATGCTTCCTGAATTGGGGTGGGTTTCTCAAAACCCATGTCCCGCAATCCGTTTAATACCTCTTCATGGAGGTTGAATTGATCAAATGACAAAATATTAAATATGGTTTTTGATAATGGCTTATTTTTTTACTCATAAGCTGTTGAAAGAATCTTGTAATATAAGAAATTAACCGGCCAAAGTTAATACCTGCCGGAATCAGGAGGATGGGTTATATTGGGCGAGACACTCAGTGTATGGCCCTGATGGCGGAGCCAAAGCACGATAACCACTACCAGCAGAACCACCCCGATAATGCCGATGATACCGCCTTCGGGACCAAATCGGCCGCCCGTCCAGAGATCGGGACCGGTAACCTGTGCCTGCAACAGCGACTGCCGGAACGGAATGCCGCTTACCGGCAACCCGTAAACCCCTCCCTGGATGAAATTCCATCCAAAATGTATCCCTACAGAGTAGCCGAGCTGACCGGTAACTACGTAGGGTATGGCAAGCATGATACCGGCCAGCACAATCGTCACCATCCCGAACATTGTGGCATTGGGATTGGACATGTGGAGCACCCCGAATACCAGGGAGCTGATGCCGATGGCGATGATGCCGGCGCTATTTCTGTTGTATCCGGTGAAAAAACCCTCGGTCAGGTTTTTCAGCTGATACCCCCGCGACCAGAGCTCTTCATAGAAGCCGACAACCGCCATGGTAATCAGATAGCCGCCAAATACCGCCATGAAACCGCGGGCCGAGTTGCGCTCCCATCCGTAGCCGGCGAACTCGATCCATCCCGCCATCCACAGGATCAATACCATCACAGACATAACCAGCGTGGCCATCAAAAAACCGATCCCGCACTCTTTCCACCATCCGGCGGTTATCCTGAGACCAAAATCGCGGATCGGTCGCTTGTCAACCATCCACCCGGAGACCCAAACCCCCAGTGTGATGGCGATGCCGCCGGCAACAATCTGCAGGTTTCTGCCGCCGACCTGGGACGCCAGCAGGGAGAGCGGAATCAGGAATATCAGGGAGAGAACGATCTGAATCAGGAGACGCCAGCCGGCGCGAATCCGGCCGTCCGAAGAAACGAAAACAGTCTCAAAAACCTTCATAGGATATAGAATCTGGAATAAAACGATGTATCTTGAAAACTTGATGCAGCGAGCGGGCGTGTTTCACCCGGACAACCGCTGCAAACATCACCCATGACAGACCAGGGATGCCCTCTATATGTGCGGAAGATATACTCTTTACTCGGATAAACAAGCCATTGAACAGCAATTTGATGTGTCGGTTCCTGATGAGGAGCTGCTGCAACCGGATTACAACATTGCCCCGGGATCCGCAAGGCCGGTCGTGGTAACACCCCGCATCGGTGAGCGCACCGTTGGCGCACTGAAGTGGGGACTCGTACCTCCCTTCGTCAAGGACCGCTCCGACTGGAAGCCGCTGATCAACGCTCGCAGCGAGACCGTCAGGGAAAAACCCTCTTTCCGCAATGCCTTTCAGCGCAAGCGCTGTATCATTCCCGCCAACGGATTCTACGAATGGAAGGATTTCGGAGGCGGAAACAAAATTCCGTTTTATATGCGTCTGCTGGAGAACGACCTGTTCGGCATGGCAGGCCTCTATGAAACACATATCGACGAAGACGGAGATCAATTGCATACGTATACCATCCTGACCACCGAAGCAAACGCGCTCATGCAGCCGCTGCACGACCGCATGCCGGTTCTTTTGCGCAAGGAAAATTACGATATCTGGCTGGATCCGGCGATCTCGGAACCCGAAGCGCTGGAACCCCTGATGCAGCCCTATCCGGTGGATGAAATGTCGGCGTTCCGGGTCAGCACCCGGGCCAACAACACCGCCAACAACGGACCGGAACTCATCCAGCCAAAAATGAAATAGCCCCGCTGCGCTGCACCTCCTCCCCGTCCTTCTCCGGATTCCGCCGAAACTTCCGCCATAAGCCCTTGCACGGCAAGGTTGCCGGAGGCCGCGACAAAAAAAAGCCACACCACCAAAAGCGGCATGGCCTTCAAGATCCTTGTTTCGTTATGATGACGTTGCGTGCTCCTTACTCTTCAGGAGGCGCGTCATCCTGCTGCGGCGGCAAAGCCGGAGCCGTTTCTGCCGGCGCTCCGAAATCCTCTGTCTGTACCGGCATCCCCTGCTGCTGGATCGTGCTTTGATCAATGGTCTCCCGGTCGATAAAGAAGTTGGCCAGTACGCACAGAGTCAAAAACATTGCGGCAAGAACCGATGTCGACTTGGAGAGGAAATCCGCCGTACGGCGCGCACCCATCATGTTGGCGCCACCGCCGCCGATTCCACCACCGCCGCCAATACCACCGGAAAGCCCTTGTCCCTGACCGGCCTGCAGAAGAATAACAATGACCATCAGAACCGAAATGATCGTAATAAGAATGATTGTCAGTGTATAAAGCATAATTTTATCGCTACTATTACCATGGTAAGATTTGTAAATTACCCAATTATGCGTTGAAATCAAACGCGAAAGTCACATCATTGTAACGATTTTTCCGGACAATCATTATGGCACAGCAGGACTTTCATATCGTGAACCGCATTACCAGGGCTGTAGCCGACCTGGCCGATCTAAGCCACGGGTTCACACAAAATCTGCTGTTTTCCATAGTGCTCATTTTCGGCTTCTGGCTGTTCCGGACTGTGGTTTTGCGTATCGTATACCGGAAATCCAGCGATCCGGAGCTGCATTACAAATGGCGTAAGTACCTGACGCGTTTCCTGGTATTCATTGCACTGCTGGTACTGGGTCGGACCTGGTTTGAGGGCTTCCAGTCGGTCGCAACGTTTCTCGGGCTCCTGTCCGCCGGCCTCATCATCGCATTGAAAGATTCGGTGGCCGACCTGGCAGGATGGATCTTTCTGATGTGGCGCAAGCCCTTCGAGATCGGAGACAGAATCGATATCGCCGGCGTCAGCGGCGATGTGATCGACCAGCGGATTTTCAAATTCAGCCTGATGGAAATCGGCAACTGGGTGGATGCCGACCAGAGCACGGGCCGGGTTATCCATATCCCCAATCACAAAGTGTTCACCGAGAACATCGCCAACTACACCGCCGATTTTCAGTTTATATGGAATGAGCTCCCGGTGCGCGTCAGCATGGAGAGCAACTGGAAGAAAGCCAAGATGCTGCTACAGAAAATTGCCGACCGCCATACGGCCAATATTTCCGACGAAGCCAAACAGCAGCTTCGCCGGGCGGCACGATCCTATTTGATTACTTACCGAATTCTGACGCCCACCGTCTATACCGATGTCAAGGACTTCGGCATCTCACTGACCATCCGGTACCTGACCAATCCGCGGACACGTCGCGGTACCGAACAGCAAATCTGGGAGGATGTGCTTACCGAGTTTTCCAAACATGATGATATCTCCTTCGCATATCCGACCATCCGCTACTTCGACCGGGGCAGAGAGGGCCATACCGGCTGGGGCATGAGCGACACCGAGGCCGGCCTGCCACCCGGCCCCGGACCAAAATGATCCGGGAACTCCGCTATGCCATCATCACAAAACACACAACCCGCACTGCCGGAAGCGTTCACCGCACGTATCCGCCGCCAGATCCCGGAGCATCACGACGCGTTTCTGGACGCTCTTGAAACGGCTCCCGCTGTCTCCATCCGCCTGAATCCTCATAAACCGGTACCGGTAACAAACCCGGCCGGCAGCGGCGCTTCACCCCGTGACCGGGTCATCTCTCCGGTGTTCTCTCTGACCTCCGGTCCCGTGCCCTGGTCACGGAACGGCCGTTATTTGCGCGAGCGCCCCTCGTTTACCGGCGATCCGGTATTTCACGCAGGCGGTTATTATGTGCAGGAGGCCAGCTCCATGTTCCTCGAACATGTACTGAACCTGCCCGCCATCCGTCAGAAAAGCGACCTGATTCTGGACGCCTGTGCCGCCCCCGGGGGAAAAACCACCCTGATCGCGGCGCAATTCCCCCGGTCGCTGGTGGTAGCAAACGAAGTGATCCGTTCCCGCATCCCGGCACTGCTGGAAAACAGCATCAAATGGGGGACCGGTAACTTGGTTATCACCCGTAATGAAAGCCGTCATTTTACCCGGCTCAACAGCTACTTCGACCTGGTGGTTGCGGATGTCCCCTGTTCCGGTGAGGGGCTCTTCCGAAAGACTCCATCCGCCCGTTCCGAATGGAGTGTCGACAACGCCGCACACTGCAGCCTGAGGCAACGCTCCATACTCACCGAACTGTGGGAAGCGGTCGCACCCGGCGGACACCTCGTCTACACCACCTGCACCTTCAACCCCGATGAAAATGAACGCAACATCGCCTGGCTGCTGAATAAAACAGGCGGGGAGTGCGTATCGGTGCCCCTCACTTTTCCAGGCGACTCCTCCGGTGCCGCAGACAGTATCCACGAAATTTCGGATGGCCCGG
This genomic window contains:
- a CDS encoding PLP-dependent aspartate aminotransferase family protein; translated protein: MSKQEKQKQAGWHPETRAIHAGWHPERPGDPAVPGWEPATIFRHPEAGLSADSWSYTRLGNPNREQLEQTLASIEGGRHAVSFASGMAAVQAVFHLLSPGDHVLLPEDLYHGVRNLIRDQYARWGLSFDFVDMASVDAVKNAATDRTKLLWMETPSNPMLRICDIAALCRMARSQGWLTVVDNTWTTPAIQRPLELGADISLYSTTKYIGGHSDALGGALVLGRADADNGTSTDTVTASADSGKAPETSAEESDRQEQQQDLSSGFSVSELEARFRTWQAQAGAVPSPFDCWMLTRSLKTLYARIRTQSANAQIVAGRLLAHHAVERVFYPGLKDHPGREIASRQMDLPGAMISFQVKGDAEAALGVVNASQVVIAATSLGSVESTWEHRKTSEHAESRTPGNLIRLSVGIEHPEDIWKDVDQSLKALF
- a CDS encoding nucleoside recognition domain-containing protein, coding for MLNYIWSGLIIISLLFAVTQDASDLIQDTYRNGEIHNVEIVFPENGDPGKRQSVRFSIPDHEGTFEAVWRPLDAENRELVITVSDGMPEHWQRVAENQEASTETEMLAQVTRFERETGRAAIVLPEVRYVKLRAITAAAFNMAEFAVTLAIGLIGVMALWLGLMKIAEKSGLVYILVRLVQPFLRFLFPNVPKSHPAHGIISLNMAANMLGLGNAATPLGIKAMEELQKINPSKDRASNAQCMLLTVNTASVQLLPPATLVALIGTGVNQLVISMALATLISLIVGITAAKIYERFHPEEPHLENIPVEQKSEA
- a CDS encoding nucleoside recognition domain-containing protein, which gives rise to MQTIAAFILPLIIVFIPLYGLVKKVPVYEVFVDGAKEGFQIGVRIIPYLVAILFAIGMFRESGAMDFFMAALGPALGWVGFPVEVLPMAIFRPLTGSGSVGVLADMVAAYGEDSLFVKMAATMFGSTETTFYVLAVYFGAVGIRRVKYAVQTGLIADLAGIIASVVIVYILFG
- a CDS encoding M48 family metallopeptidase yields the protein MNIYAVIILAALAADYLLNLISDLLNLKALRKQMPDEFGDVCDEEKYRKSQEYTRVRTRFGLISATFSLAVLLLFWFAGGFNWADQLVRELGYGTIATGLLFIGMLLLGQSILSLPFSIYSTFVIEERFGFNKTTPRTFATDLLKGMVLAVLLGGPLLAGVIAIFEFLGAEAWLYAWVVVILFTLFVQFIAPTWIMPLFNKFEPLEDGELKQAILDYAEKVSFPLQGIYTIDGSRRSGKSNAFFTGFGKNKRIALFDTLIENHTVPELVAVLAHEVGHYKKRHIPKNMIIGFLQTGLMLFLLSLFIRIPGLHEAFFMEEISVYAGLLFFGLLYAPVEMLLSIVMQIVSRKHEFEADRFAAETTGEPESMVSVLKKLSADNLSNLTPHPFHVFLNYSHPPVAERIQAIRSTEDS
- a CDS encoding DEAD/DEAH box helicase produces the protein MSFDQFNLHEEVLNGLRDMGFEKPTPIQEACISLILQGRDVLASAQTGTGKTAAFAIPVLEKLSEKKKQNKEGIRALVITPTRELAGQVDEAFFAIGYHTGLTTAKVYGGDDWSRQEKALSRGTNIIVATPGRLLDHMKIHDVDFSNLDFLILDEADRMLDMGFIPDITQIVSSLPKERQTLLFSATMPQKIAQLARKMMKNPERVNMAPSNKAAEGVAQSMYYVEEREKLPLVLHLYEKEKWPSAIIFMSTKRAVDKLTRELNRKGANVTSIHGDRTQAEREKALESFRKGEYRVIVATDVMSRGIDVVGISHVINFSVPHDVEDYVHRIGRTARAEATGDAVTLVSGQDRRYMESIIRGMDSEIRKMEVPDEISGKAGGQDQDEERSSDGNRRRGRGRGQGRQKPERKDASGDKDKSRSGKGRPPRGKDAKAGKEDSGTQNGKPVSEDEAAGAPAAGEKKSGSGGRERSQGGRNTLQTSKQGTDSGSDDAAKGRDSGGDSGNKDSDGRPKRRRGRRRPGGNRRGKDSKSRSERAGKDQPDPQQSRQAQSQDDGSSRQEDRSGKGRRGPARGGKGEGGSQKGRRRGPQRGKEGSSGRAPSRGRQKSSSKDAERRELFDNITSPDMDRVNKSVEKKRGVWSKIKNIFGSD
- a CDS encoding type II CAAX endopeptidase family protein, with protein sequence MKVFETVFVSSDGRIRAGWRLLIQIVLSLIFLIPLSLLASQVGGRNLQIVAGGIAITLGVWVSGWMVDKRPIRDFGLRITAGWWKECGIGFLMATLVMSVMVLILWMAGWIEFAGYGWERNSARGFMAVFGGYLITMAVVGFYEELWSRGYQLKNLTEGFFTGYNRNSAGIIAIGISSLVFGVLHMSNPNATMFGMVTIVLAGIMLAIPYVVTGQLGYSVGIHFGWNFIQGGVYGLPVSGIPFRQSLLQAQVTGPDLWTGGRFGPEGGIIGIIGVVLLVVVIVLWLRHQGHTLSVSPNITHPPDSGRY
- a CDS encoding SOS response-associated peptidase, which encodes MCGRYTLYSDKQAIEQQFDVSVPDEELLQPDYNIAPGSARPVVVTPRIGERTVGALKWGLVPPFVKDRSDWKPLINARSETVREKPSFRNAFQRKRCIIPANGFYEWKDFGGGNKIPFYMRLLENDLFGMAGLYETHIDEDGDQLHTYTILTTEANALMQPLHDRMPVLLRKENYDIWLDPAISEPEALEPLMQPYPVDEMSAFRVSTRANNTANNGPELIQPKMK
- the secG gene encoding preprotein translocase subunit SecG codes for the protein MLYTLTIILITIISVLMVIVILLQAGQGQGLSGGIGGGGGIGGGGANMMGARRTADFLSKSTSVLAAMFLTLCVLANFFIDRETIDQSTIQQQGMPVQTEDFGAPAETAPALPPQQDDAPPEE
- a CDS encoding mechanosensitive ion channel; amino-acid sequence: MAQQDFHIVNRITRAVADLADLSHGFTQNLLFSIVLIFGFWLFRTVVLRIVYRKSSDPELHYKWRKYLTRFLVFIALLVLGRTWFEGFQSVATFLGLLSAGLIIALKDSVADLAGWIFLMWRKPFEIGDRIDIAGVSGDVIDQRIFKFSLMEIGNWVDADQSTGRVIHIPNHKVFTENIANYTADFQFIWNELPVRVSMESNWKKAKMLLQKIADRHTANISDEAKQQLRRAARSYLITYRILTPTVYTDVKDFGISLTIRYLTNPRTRRGTEQQIWEDVLTEFSKHDDISFAYPTIRYFDRGREGHTGWGMSDTEAGLPPGPGPK